A stretch of the Poseidonibacter parvus genome encodes the following:
- a CDS encoding S4 domain-containing protein, whose amino-acid sequence MRIDKFLNAVNITKRRAVAEDMLQHKVVFINNQSVKKAKEVKLGDIIEIRYLEKSDKFKVLQIPTVKSTPKSKMAEYVEKIEG is encoded by the coding sequence ATGAGAATAGATAAATTTTTAAATGCAGTTAATATTACTAAAAGAAGAGCAGTTGCTGAAGATATGTTACAACATAAAGTTGTATTTATCAACAATCAAAGTGTTAAAAAAGCTAAAGAAGTTAAACTTGGGGATATTATAGAAATTAGATATCTTGAAAAAAGTGACAAATTTAAAGTTTTACAAATACCAACAGTAAAATCAACGCCTAAATCAAAAATGGCAGAATATGTAGAAAAGATTGAAGGATAA